In Gammaproteobacteria bacterium, one DNA window encodes the following:
- a CDS encoding DUF494 domain-containing protein — MFDILVYLFENFFDSGSYPDSATLTRKLTMAGFADEDISETLNWLSELERHDIGSYPASFAENDSFRCYTEYEMEKIDTEGRGFIFFLEQAGIINPLQRELLIDRVLAMDENSSSLEKIKLIVLTELWIQNQLTDDSILEKLLIVSDSHYRH; from the coding sequence ATGTTCGATATACTCGTTTATTTATTTGAAAATTTTTTTGATTCAGGCAGTTATCCGGACTCTGCGACATTGACTCGCAAACTGACGATGGCCGGATTCGCCGATGAGGATATCAGCGAGACTTTAAACTGGCTCTCGGAACTCGAACGCCATGACATCGGCAGTTATCCGGCCAGTTTTGCCGAAAACGATTCTTTCCGCTGCTATACCGAATATGAAATGGAAAAAATCGATACGGAAGGGAGAGGGTTTATTTTCTTCCTGGAGCAGGCCGGCATCATTAACCCGTTACAACGTGAACTGTTGATCGATCGCGTGCTTGCGATGGATGAAAATTCATCGAGTCTGGAAAAAATCAAACTGATTGTTTTAACGGAGTTATGGATTCAAAACCAGCTTACGGATGATTCCATTCTTGAGAAATTGCTGATTGTCAGCGATTCTCATTACCGGCACTAA
- the dprA gene encoding DNA-protecting protein DprA, producing MKHAPDLEAWLSLNLIDGVGGESIRKLLIAFGNPAAILSAHPSALERIVKKPLAQRIAQGANRAKIAAVLRWLEDPFNAIITLADPDYPAQLLNIDAPPPLLYFKGRRELLRQPALAVVGSRNATPQGLSNAEAFSEAASNAGLCIISGMALGIDTAAHHGGLRGSAASIAVVGTGLDIVYPAKNHPLAHKLAKEGALISEFPLGTPAIGRNFPRRNRIISGMSHGCLVVEAALQSGSLITARQALEQGREVMAIPGSIHSPLSKGCHALIKQGAKLVENTQDILDELNYLTLVQNEEIAAKKELVVKKGTENVILLKHLGYDAVDIDTLCSRSGLTAEVVSAMLLTLELDGHISSLPGGCYQRIQ from the coding sequence ATGAAACATGCACCGGATCTTGAAGCATGGCTGAGTCTTAATCTGATTGATGGCGTGGGTGGCGAATCCATCCGCAAGCTTTTGATCGCTTTTGGCAATCCTGCTGCCATTCTATCGGCACACCCCAGCGCATTGGAGCGCATCGTTAAAAAACCGCTCGCTCAACGCATCGCGCAAGGCGCTAACCGCGCTAAAATTGCCGCCGTGCTGCGATGGCTGGAGGATCCATTCAACGCCATCATCACCCTGGCAGATCCGGATTATCCCGCTCAATTACTCAATATTGACGCTCCGCCCCCGCTGCTGTATTTCAAAGGGCGCCGGGAACTTTTGCGACAGCCCGCCCTGGCGGTCGTCGGCAGCCGCAATGCCACGCCGCAAGGCTTATCGAATGCGGAAGCGTTCTCCGAAGCCGCCAGCAACGCCGGACTCTGCATCATCAGCGGCATGGCGCTGGGCATTGACACGGCCGCACATCACGGCGGCTTGCGCGGCTCCGCTGCCAGCATCGCCGTGGTCGGCACCGGATTGGACATCGTTTATCCGGCGAAAAATCACCCGCTTGCCCACAAATTGGCGAAAGAAGGCGCATTAATTTCCGAATTTCCGCTGGGTACCCCTGCTATCGGCAGGAACTTTCCGCGCAGAAATCGTATCATCAGCGGCATGAGTCACGGTTGCTTGGTGGTGGAAGCGGCATTGCAAAGCGGATCGCTCATCACCGCACGCCAAGCGCTGGAACAAGGGCGCGAAGTCATGGCGATCCCGGGTTCCATTCATTCACCGTTATCCAAAGGTTGCCATGCATTGATTAAACAAGGCGCCAAGCTGGTTGAAAATACGCAGGATATTTTGGATGAATTAAATTATTTAACCTTAGTCCAAAATGAGGAAATTGCCGCAAAAAAAGAATTGGTTGTTAAAAAAGGAACTGAAAACGTAATATTACTCAAACACCTAGGATATGATGCCGTTGATATCGATACGCTCTGCTCGCGCAGTGGCTTGACGGCTGAAGTTGTATCAGCCATGCTATTAACACTTGAGCTTGACGGCCATATCAGCAGTTTACCGGGAGGGTGTTATCAGCGAATTCAGTAA
- the pyrF gene encoding orotidine-5'-phosphate decarboxylase, translating to MHDPRIIVALDFSSAEDALLLSRKLRPHLCRLKVGKELFTAAGPQLIEQLMALDFEVFLDLKFHDIPNTVASACKAAASLGVWMINVHALGGRKMLAAARDAIPQGSTKLIAVTLLTSMDQNDIADIGLQGEPEQIVARLAKLTKDCGLDGVVCSALEAANLRQQFGIDFCLVTPGIRPADGQANDQKRITTPQQAMRNGASYLVIGRPITQASDPLLMCQRLNAEIADAG from the coding sequence ATGCACGACCCTCGCATTATTGTGGCGCTGGATTTTTCTAGCGCCGAGGATGCACTACTTTTATCCAGAAAACTCAGGCCTCATTTATGCCGACTGAAAGTCGGCAAAGAGCTTTTCACTGCGGCTGGTCCGCAGCTGATCGAACAGCTGATGGCTTTGGATTTTGAAGTTTTTCTCGATCTTAAATTTCACGACATTCCTAATACCGTCGCCAGCGCTTGCAAGGCCGCTGCCAGTCTCGGCGTGTGGATGATCAATGTACATGCATTGGGCGGGCGGAAAATGCTGGCTGCAGCACGTGATGCGATTCCACAAGGATCAACCAAACTGATCGCCGTTACTTTGCTGACCAGCATGGATCAAAACGACATTGCAGATATCGGATTACAAGGAGAACCGGAACAAATTGTTGCGCGCTTGGCAAAATTGACCAAAGATTGCGGATTGGATGGCGTGGTCTGTTCAGCGCTGGAAGCGGCCAATTTACGACAACAATTCGGCATTGATTTCTGTCTGGTCACACCGGGTATCCGTCCGGCTGATGGTCAAGCTAACGACCAAAAAAGAATTACCACACCGCAGCAAGCTATGCGTAATGGCGCCAGTTATCTGGTCATCGGACGGCCGATTACGCAAGCCAGCGATCCACTTCTCATGTGTCAACGATTGAATGCAGAAATTGCCGATGCAGGCTAG
- the aroA gene encoding 3-phosphoshikimate 1-carboxyvinyltransferase has translation MKWLDLPFAKNAQGAVRLPGSKSISNRILLLAALAEGVTEIHDLLASDDTARMLDALTKLGITVTQTDKNDYTVTGGHGIFPIKEVDLFLGNAGTAFRPLVAVLSLMQGHYRLSGVPRMHERPIADLVDALRQLGADIRYLGNPGFPPLEIKPAALSAPDDIQNVTVKGDVSSQFLTGLLMALPLSEKRSIINVSGTLISQPYIELTLAQMRRFGVQVEHSGWQQFVIPAQQKYRSPGRIFVEGDASSASYFLAAGAIGQGPVRVQGVGRDSVQGDIRFAAALELMGAKISMGDNWIEASAGARNGEAKLRAIDLDCNHIPDAAMTLAVTALFAESPTTLRNIASWRQKETDRLAAMSTELRKLGAIVEEGADYLRITPPAHGLIPNAAIDTYDDHRMAMCFALASLGAPVRINDPGCVAKTFPDYFEKFSQIIHPEMK, from the coding sequence ATGAAATGGCTTGACCTTCCATTTGCGAAGAATGCTCAAGGCGCTGTGCGGTTGCCTGGATCAAAGAGCATTTCGAACCGGATTCTGTTACTGGCCGCTTTGGCGGAAGGTGTGACGGAAATTCATGATTTATTGGCTTCCGACGATACCGCCCGCATGCTGGATGCGCTGACCAAACTGGGCATTACCGTCACACAAACAGACAAAAATGATTACACGGTCACAGGCGGTCACGGTATCTTCCCAATCAAGGAAGTTGATTTATTTCTCGGCAATGCCGGCACCGCTTTCCGGCCTCTGGTGGCAGTATTGTCCTTAATGCAAGGACATTACCGGTTATCCGGCGTACCGCGCATGCACGAACGGCCCATTGCGGATTTGGTCGATGCTTTGCGGCAATTGGGCGCGGACATCCGTTATCTGGGCAATCCCGGTTTCCCGCCTTTGGAAATCAAACCAGCAGCATTGAGCGCGCCAGATGACATACAAAACGTCACAGTTAAAGGCGATGTTTCCAGTCAGTTTCTCACTGGATTACTCATGGCGCTGCCATTGAGCGAAAAACGATCCATTATCAATGTATCCGGCACGCTCATTTCGCAGCCTTATATCGAACTCACACTTGCTCAAATGCGCCGTTTTGGCGTGCAAGTCGAACACAGCGGCTGGCAGCAATTCGTGATACCGGCGCAACAAAAATACCGAAGCCCTGGCCGCATTTTTGTCGAGGGCGATGCATCTTCCGCCTCGTATTTCCTGGCGGCCGGCGCGATCGGACAAGGTCCGGTGCGCGTTCAAGGTGTAGGCCGCGACAGCGTGCAAGGGGATATTCGCTTTGCAGCCGCATTGGAATTAATGGGCGCGAAAATATCCATGGGCGACAACTGGATTGAAGCAAGTGCTGGCGCACGCAACGGCGAAGCCAAGTTACGCGCCATCGATCTGGATTGCAATCACATTCCAGATGCTGCCATGACTTTAGCCGTTACCGCATTATTCGCCGAAAGCCCCACCACACTGCGCAACATCGCCAGCTGGCGTCAAAAAGAAACCGATCGCCTCGCGGCGATGTCCACCGAATTGCGCAAACTGGGCGCAATCGTGGAAGAAGGTGCGGACTATTTGCGCATTACACCGCCCGCGCACGGCTTAATTCCAAATGCTGCGATCGATACTTATGACGACCACCGCATGGCCATGTGTTTCGCCCTGGCATCCTTGGGAGCACCGGTGCGCATTAACGATCCCGGTTGCGTCGCCAAAACATTTCCTGATTATTTTGAAAAATTTTCACAAATAATTCACCCTGAAATGAAATAA
- the rpsA gene encoding 30S ribosomal protein S1 has protein sequence MTKASTANQKSPESFAALFEESLARQEMRVGEVITAEVVRVDYNIVIVNAGLKSESFIPVEEFKNDRGEIEVKPGDFISVAIESLEDGYGETRLSRDKAKRLTAWHDLEEAMESGKIVVGMVNGKVKGGLTAMINGIRAFLPGSLVDIRPVKDTTPYENREMEFKVIKLDRKRNNVVVSRRAVLEATQGADRETLLSNLQEGSIVHGIVKNITDYGAFVDLGGIDGLLHITDLAWRRVKHPSEVVNIGDEVTAKVLKFDQEKNRVSLGMKQLSEDPWVGLSRRYPARTRLFGKVTNLTDYGAFIEIEQGIEGLVHVSEMDWTNKNVYPSKIVQLGDEVEVMILEIDEERRRISLGMKQCQTNPWEEFAANHEKNDKVRGQIKSITDFGVFIGLPGNIDGLVHLSDLSWNQPGEEAVLNYKKGDEVEAIILSIDVERERISLGIKQMEGDPFTSFVAEHDKNSIIEGTVKSIDAKGAVIALTNDVEGYLRASEVSRDRVEDIRTHLKEGDKVETMIINIDRKNRSINLSIKAKDKSDESTAMQKIKAPANAGTTSLGALLKAKMDSKNTEQ, from the coding sequence ATGACTAAAGCTTCCACTGCAAACCAAAAATCTCCCGAAAGTTTTGCCGCACTCTTTGAAGAAAGCCTTGCGCGCCAAGAAATGCGCGTAGGTGAAGTAATTACCGCCGAAGTGGTCCGTGTCGACTACAACATCGTGATCGTCAACGCCGGCCTCAAATCCGAAAGTTTTATTCCCGTTGAAGAATTTAAAAACGATCGCGGTGAAATCGAAGTTAAGCCGGGAGATTTTATCAGTGTTGCCATCGAATCTCTGGAAGACGGCTATGGAGAAACCCGGCTCTCCCGCGATAAAGCTAAGCGTCTGACCGCCTGGCATGATCTGGAAGAAGCAATGGAAAGCGGTAAGATCGTAGTCGGCATGGTGAACGGCAAAGTAAAAGGCGGTTTGACCGCCATGATCAACGGCATTCGCGCGTTTCTTCCCGGTTCGCTGGTCGATATTCGTCCGGTCAAAGACACCACCCCCTACGAAAACAGGGAAATGGAATTCAAAGTTATTAAGCTGGATCGTAAGCGCAATAACGTGGTGGTATCCCGCCGCGCAGTACTGGAAGCAACCCAAGGTGCGGATCGCGAAACCTTGCTGTCCAATTTGCAGGAAGGTTCGATCGTTCACGGCATCGTTAAGAATATCACCGACTACGGCGCATTCGTCGACCTGGGTGGCATAGACGGCCTGTTGCATATTACCGATCTGGCATGGCGTCGCGTTAAGCATCCATCCGAAGTCGTCAATATCGGCGATGAAGTTACCGCCAAGGTTCTCAAATTCGATCAGGAAAAAAATCGCGTTTCACTGGGCATGAAACAGTTGAGTGAAGATCCGTGGGTTGGTTTGTCGCGGCGTTATCCGGCGCGTACCCGTTTGTTCGGTAAAGTCACCAATTTGACCGATTACGGCGCATTCATTGAAATTGAACAAGGCATCGAAGGTTTGGTGCACGTCTCCGAAATGGATTGGACCAACAAGAATGTTTATCCTTCCAAAATTGTGCAATTAGGCGACGAAGTTGAAGTCATGATTCTTGAAATCGATGAAGAACGCCGTCGCATATCGCTTGGCATGAAACAGTGCCAGACCAATCCGTGGGAAGAATTTGCCGCCAATCATGAAAAAAACGACAAAGTTCGAGGCCAAATCAAGTCGATCACCGACTTTGGCGTATTTATCGGCTTGCCTGGCAATATCGACGGCCTGGTGCATTTGTCCGATCTATCCTGGAATCAGCCTGGCGAAGAAGCCGTGCTGAATTACAAGAAAGGCGATGAAGTTGAAGCTATTATCCTTTCCATCGATGTCGAACGCGAACGTATTTCACTCGGCATCAAGCAAATGGAAGGCGATCCATTCACCAGTTTTGTCGCAGAACACGATAAAAACAGCATTATCGAAGGCACGGTAAAATCCATTGACGCCAAGGGCGCCGTCATTGCCTTAACCAACGATGTGGAAGGTTATTTACGTGCTTCCGAAGTTTCGCGCGATCGCGTCGAAGACATTCGCACACATTTGAAAGAAGGCGATAAGGTCGAAACCATGATTATCAACATTGACCGCAAAAATCGCTCCATCAATCTTTCCATTAAGGCCAAAGATAAATCGGATGAATCTACCGCTATGCAAAAAATCAAAGCACCTGCCAACGCTGGCACCACCAGCCTGGGCGCTTTGCTGAAAGCGAAAATGGATAGCAAGAACACCGAGCAATAA
- a CDS encoding integration host factor subunit beta: protein MTKSELITRLAARFPQLVTKDAELSVKMIIDAMAKSLAKGQRIEIRGFGSFDLNYRPPRIGRNPKSGEKVKVPEKYVPHFKAGKEMRERVDYKEKK from the coding sequence ATGACGAAATCTGAATTAATTACCCGGCTTGCGGCGCGTTTTCCGCAACTGGTAACCAAAGATGCCGAGCTCTCAGTCAAGATGATTATCGATGCCATGGCGAAAAGCCTGGCAAAAGGTCAACGTATTGAAATTCGCGGGTTTGGCAGCTTTGACTTGAATTACAGACCGCCACGGATCGGGCGTAACCCGAAATCAGGAGAAAAAGTCAAAGTGCCCGAGAAATATGTTCCGCATTTCAAAGCAGGTAAGGAAATGCGTGAGCGTGTTGATTACAAGGAAAAGAAATAA
- the def gene encoding peptide deformylase — protein MAILKILQYPDERLHTVAVPVAQVTDEIRLLIKDMAETMYAAPGIGLAATQVDVHERIIVIDTSETRDQLLVLINPQIIASHGLSDYEEGCLSVPGIYGKVQRAEFVTVKALNAQGESFVLDADGLLAVCIQHEMDHLAGKVFVEYWSRLKQARTLARLKKKQRSTM, from the coding sequence ATGGCTATTTTAAAAATACTACAATATCCAGATGAGAGGCTCCATACTGTAGCGGTTCCAGTCGCACAAGTCACGGATGAAATCCGTTTGCTGATAAAGGATATGGCCGAAACGATGTACGCTGCGCCTGGTATCGGGCTGGCGGCAACGCAGGTGGATGTGCACGAGCGTATTATCGTGATCGATACCTCCGAGACGCGCGATCAGTTGCTGGTTTTGATCAATCCGCAAATTATCGCCAGTCACGGCTTATCGGATTATGAAGAAGGTTGCTTGTCGGTGCCCGGCATATACGGGAAAGTGCAACGTGCCGAGTTTGTAACTGTGAAAGCCTTGAACGCCCAGGGCGAATCGTTTGTTCTGGATGCCGATGGTTTACTGGCGGTGTGTATTCAGCACGAAATGGATCATTTGGCGGGAAAAGTGTTTGTGGAATACTGGTCACGGCTTAAACAAGCGCGCACATTGGCAAGATTGAAAAAGAAACAACGCAGCACTATGTAG
- a CDS encoding DNA topoisomerase III: MSKSLIIAEKPSVAADIARALGGFTKHTDYFENDQYVVSSAVGHLLELVIPEEFEVKRGKWSFANLPVIPPHFDLSPIEKTSARLKLLSKLIKRKDIETLINACDAGREGELIFYYILRHVGSSKPVKRLWLQSMTPDAIRGGFTQLLDNSAVQSLAEAAVSRSESDWLVGINGTRAMTAFNSQEGGFHKTTVGRVQTPTLAILVEREEKIKKFRPQNYWEIHATFATGSGDYTGRWFDEKFNKDKAAQEAKPERLWEQKQAEAIRNKCQGKPGHVSEESKPSKEICPLLYDLTSLQRDANSRFGFSAKTTLGLAQALYEKHKVLTYPRTDSRALPEDYIATVKDTLLNLENTGYGQFARKILASGWVVPNKRIFNNAKISDHFAIIPTSLNPSKLNEAETKLYDLVTKRFLAIFFPAAEFLVTTRITRVENEPFKTEGKVMVNPGWRAVYGKSVKPDDEEEDTTLVAITPGKPVATEEIEIVANQTRPPARFNEATLLSAMEGAGKLVEDEELRAAMNTKGLGTPATRAAIIEGLVLENYIQRVGRELHPTAKAFSLITLLRGLKIPELISPELTGNWEFQLRQIEQGNLKRAAFMEKIADMTRHIVEQAKTHRGETIAGDFSILKSPCPKCGGTVHETYKKFQCQKCDFALWKILAGRQFEVEEMETLITQREVGPLQGFRSKMGQPFSAIIKLTDTFEMKFDFGNSDENQEAVDFSAQTALGKCPKCSHAVYEHGMQYVCEKSVGADRTCNFKTGKIILARPIEREQITKLLETGKTDLLTKFISKKGKPFSAYLVRNADGKIGFEFEQKTPKKTTGTRSKTKQAKTQAADSTAS; the protein is encoded by the coding sequence ATGAGTAAATCACTGATTATCGCGGAAAAACCCTCTGTTGCAGCGGATATTGCCCGGGCATTGGGCGGTTTTACCAAGCATACCGATTATTTTGAGAACGACCAATACGTTGTATCTTCAGCGGTTGGTCATTTGCTTGAACTTGTCATCCCGGAAGAATTTGAAGTCAAGCGCGGCAAATGGAGTTTTGCCAATCTGCCGGTTATCCCGCCGCATTTCGATTTGAGTCCGATCGAAAAAACTTCCGCACGCCTGAAACTTCTCAGCAAGCTCATCAAGCGCAAAGATATCGAAACGCTGATCAACGCATGTGACGCGGGACGCGAAGGGGAATTGATTTTCTACTACATCCTGCGCCATGTCGGTTCCAGCAAGCCGGTTAAACGCCTGTGGCTGCAATCGATGACACCCGATGCCATCCGCGGAGGATTCACCCAGCTACTCGACAACTCGGCGGTACAATCGCTGGCCGAGGCAGCCGTCAGCCGTTCGGAATCGGATTGGCTGGTCGGCATTAACGGCACGCGCGCCATGACCGCCTTTAACTCCCAGGAGGGTGGATTCCACAAAACCACTGTGGGACGTGTGCAGACGCCGACATTGGCGATTCTGGTCGAACGCGAAGAAAAGATTAAAAAATTCCGTCCGCAAAATTACTGGGAAATCCATGCCACGTTTGCAACCGGTAGCGGCGACTATACCGGCAGATGGTTTGATGAAAAATTCAACAAGGATAAAGCCGCGCAGGAAGCGAAACCAGAGCGGCTGTGGGAACAAAAACAAGCCGAAGCCATCCGCAACAAATGCCAAGGAAAGCCCGGTCATGTCAGCGAAGAAAGCAAACCCAGCAAAGAAATCTGTCCGTTACTTTACGACTTGACCAGCTTGCAACGCGATGCCAACAGCCGCTTCGGCTTTTCCGCCAAAACGACGCTCGGTCTGGCGCAGGCGCTGTATGAAAAACATAAGGTACTGACGTATCCGCGCACGGATTCACGTGCACTACCGGAAGACTATATTGCGACCGTTAAAGATACTTTGCTCAATCTGGAAAATACCGGCTACGGACAATTTGCCCGGAAAATTCTGGCATCCGGCTGGGTAGTGCCGAACAAACGCATTTTCAACAACGCCAAAATTTCGGATCACTTTGCCATTATTCCGACGTCGTTGAATCCGTCCAAATTGAACGAAGCCGAGACGAAGCTGTACGATCTGGTTACCAAGCGTTTTCTAGCCATTTTCTTTCCTGCTGCTGAATTTCTGGTAACCACCCGCATTACCCGAGTTGAAAATGAGCCATTCAAAACCGAAGGCAAAGTCATGGTCAATCCGGGCTGGCGAGCGGTTTACGGCAAATCCGTCAAACCGGACGACGAGGAAGAAGATACAACGCTCGTAGCCATTACACCCGGCAAACCCGTCGCCACTGAGGAAATCGAGATCGTCGCCAATCAGACTCGCCCCCCAGCGCGGTTTAATGAAGCTACGCTCCTTTCTGCGATGGAAGGCGCGGGCAAGCTGGTGGAAGACGAAGAATTGCGCGCAGCGATGAACACCAAAGGATTGGGAACGCCAGCAACGCGCGCAGCGATTATCGAAGGATTGGTACTGGAAAATTATATCCAGCGCGTTGGCCGCGAACTACATCCAACGGCCAAAGCTTTTTCTTTAATCACGCTTCTGCGCGGTCTCAAGATCCCGGAATTGATCTCACCCGAATTAACCGGTAATTGGGAATTTCAGTTACGCCAGATTGAACAGGGCAATCTCAAACGCGCTGCGTTTATGGAAAAAATTGCCGACATGACGCGGCATATCGTGGAGCAAGCCAAAACACACCGCGGCGAAACCATCGCGGGAGATTTCTCGATACTCAAATCTCCATGTCCTAAATGCGGCGGCACCGTGCATGAAACCTATAAAAAATTTCAGTGCCAGAAATGTGATTTCGCGCTGTGGAAAATTTTAGCCGGCCGCCAATTCGAAGTAGAGGAAATGGAAACCCTCATCACGCAGCGTGAAGTCGGTCCGCTGCAGGGTTTTCGCAGCAAAATGGGACAACCGTTCAGCGCCATCATCAAATTAACCGATACGTTCGAAATGAAATTTGATTTTGGCAACAGCGACGAAAACCAGGAAGCCGTCGATTTCAGCGCTCAAACAGCCTTGGGCAAATGTCCGAAATGCAGTCATGCAGTGTACGAGCACGGTATGCAGTATGTGTGCGAGAAATCTGTCGGTGCTGACCGCACCTGCAATTTTAAAACCGGCAAAATCATTCTGGCACGCCCGATCGAACGGGAACAGATCACTAAATTGCTGGAAACCGGCAAAACAGACTTGCTGACAAAATTCATCTCGAAAAAAGGCAAGCCTTTTTCAGCCTACTTGGTCAGAAATGCGGATGGCAAGATTGGTTTCGAGTTTGAACAGAAAACGCCGAAGAAAACTACCGGAACGAGATCGAAAACCAAGCAAGCAAAAACTCAAGCAGCCGACAGCACTGCTTCATAA
- a CDS encoding LysM peptidoglycan-binding domain-containing protein — protein MRKLIITLILIPSLLSITPIKADEIALRDDSPDRHVVVPGDTLWGIASRFLKDPWRWPEIWELNRVQVKNPHKIYPGDVVILEKTLRGARLRLSEDDEYGVKTVKLSPKIRTEQSGTSAIPSIPAAAIEPFLSQPLIIEKNGLDNAPYILGSSEGRVALSTGNTAYVSELPKNKGTAWQIFRPGKALKDPDQKDSVLGYEATYLGNAKVTAFADVSTVIITHASEEILKGDRLVPAPGTIFNNYAPHAPDFSLNGRIISVYGGVTEIGRGDIVALNKGELDGLEMGHVLAIYRRSQVKSLQGQMVQLPDERTGLVFVFRVFDKIAYALVVQSTQSIKVSDAVKTP, from the coding sequence ATGCGAAAGCTTATTATAACTTTGATTTTAATTCCGAGCCTGCTTTCCATCACACCGATCAAAGCTGACGAGATAGCGCTGCGCGATGACTCACCCGATCGTCATGTAGTCGTGCCGGGCGATACGCTGTGGGGAATCGCTTCCCGGTTTCTTAAAGACCCTTGGCGCTGGCCGGAAATCTGGGAACTCAATCGCGTGCAGGTAAAAAATCCGCATAAGATTTACCCCGGCGACGTTGTCATCCTGGAAAAAACACTGCGCGGAGCCCGCCTACGCCTTTCCGAAGACGATGAATACGGCGTCAAAACCGTTAAATTATCGCCGAAAATCCGCACCGAACAATCGGGCACTTCGGCAATTCCCAGCATTCCGGCAGCCGCGATCGAACCTTTCCTGAGTCAACCGCTGATTATCGAAAAAAACGGCCTCGACAATGCGCCGTATATACTGGGCTCCAGCGAGGGCCGAGTCGCTTTGAGCACGGGCAATACCGCTTATGTCAGCGAACTGCCCAAGAACAAAGGCACAGCATGGCAAATTTTCCGCCCCGGCAAAGCACTGAAGGATCCGGATCAAAAAGATTCCGTTCTGGGTTATGAAGCGACTTACCTGGGAAACGCCAAAGTAACCGCTTTTGCGGATGTCAGCACGGTAATCATCACGCACGCATCGGAAGAAATTTTGAAAGGCGATCGCCTGGTTCCCGCGCCCGGCACCATCTTCAATAACTACGCGCCCCATGCACCGGATTTTTCGCTCAACGGACGGATCATTTCGGTTTATGGCGGCGTCACAGAAATCGGCAGAGGCGATATTGTCGCACTCAACAAGGGTGAACTGGATGGCTTGGAAATGGGTCATGTTCTAGCCATATACCGGAGAAGTCAAGTAAAGTCTCTGCAAGGACAGATGGTGCAATTGCCGGATGAGAGAACCGGGCTGGTATTCGTGTTCCGGGTCTTTGATAAAATAGCCTATGCGCTGGTGGTACAAAGCACACAATCCATCAAAGTATCGGACGCCGTCAAAACGCCCTGA
- a CDS encoding (d)CMP kinase, with product MNTNKIPVIAIDGPSASGKGTIAQLVARKLGFHYLDSGALYRLVALKAIQLDTDMQNSGQLAEIARNLNVFFKDEQIYLDGKIVTDDIRTEQCGIMASQLAAYAQVRAALTERQRAFRQPPGLVTDGRDMGSVIFPDADLKIYLTASAEERAQRRHKQLIEKGMSANIANLLQDIRKRDERDSNRSIAPLQQGTDAKLLDTTSLTISQAQDTVLSWYNDIFAKTRV from the coding sequence ATGAATACGAACAAGATCCCCGTCATCGCCATCGATGGTCCATCCGCGTCCGGCAAAGGTACCATCGCCCAATTGGTTGCCCGCAAGCTTGGGTTTCATTATCTCGACAGCGGCGCGCTTTATCGTTTGGTGGCTTTAAAAGCGATCCAACTGGATACGGATATGCAAAATTCCGGTCAACTTGCGGAAATTGCCAGAAATTTGAATGTTTTTTTCAAGGACGAGCAAATTTACCTGGACGGTAAAATCGTTACGGATGATATTCGTACCGAACAATGCGGCATCATGGCTTCCCAACTGGCTGCGTATGCGCAGGTGCGTGCAGCCCTTACCGAGCGTCAACGCGCATTCCGCCAACCGCCTGGACTGGTCACGGATGGACGGGATATGGGATCCGTTATCTTTCCCGATGCCGATCTGAAAATTTATTTAACCGCCAGTGCCGAAGAGCGCGCGCAAAGGCGGCATAAACAGTTGATAGAGAAAGGAATGAGTGCTAATATCGCCAACTTATTGCAGGATATCCGGAAACGGGATGAACGCGACAGTAATCGCAGTATCGCGCCTCTGCAACAAGGGACTGATGCCAAACTACTGGATACGACTTCATTGACCATATCCCAGGCGCAAGATACCGTTCTCTCCTGGTATAATGACATCTTTGCAAAAACCCGCGTTTGA
- a CDS encoding LapA family protein: MMNLINWLLRIAVFVVLAVFASKNSQPVTLQYYLDQSIEIPFSVALLIFFALGALITAIFVRCRCNSSE, from the coding sequence ATGATGAATCTAATTAATTGGCTTTTGCGCATCGCTGTCTTTGTTGTTCTCGCCGTATTCGCCTCAAAAAACTCTCAACCTGTTACGCTTCAATATTATCTGGATCAATCTATAGAGATCCCCTTTAGCGTGGCCCTGTTGATTTTCTTTGCACTAGGCGCTCTCATTACCGCTATATTTGTCCGCTGCCGCTGCAATTCCAGCGAATAA